One Peterkaempfera bronchialis DNA window includes the following coding sequences:
- a CDS encoding GNAT family N-acetyltransferase, whose protein sequence is MRIRPALVDELPLLQDIERAAGQCFRDLGMPEIADDEPLPVDELARYQRSGLAWVAVDGSDHPVAYLLAEPVDGGLHIEQVSVHPDSARRGVGRSLLDHAAARAAADGRSALTLTTFSQVPWNAPYYARCGFQPLPEEALTPGLRAIRRQEAAHGLDRWPRICMRRPL, encoded by the coding sequence ATGCGCATCCGACCGGCCCTCGTCGACGAACTTCCCCTCCTTCAGGACATCGAGCGGGCCGCCGGGCAGTGCTTCCGCGACCTCGGCATGCCGGAGATCGCCGACGACGAACCCCTCCCGGTGGATGAACTCGCCCGCTACCAGCGGTCCGGGCTGGCCTGGGTCGCGGTCGACGGCTCCGACCACCCGGTGGCGTACCTGCTCGCCGAACCCGTCGACGGCGGCCTGCACATCGAGCAGGTGTCGGTGCACCCCGACAGCGCGCGCCGGGGCGTGGGGCGTTCCCTGCTGGACCACGCCGCCGCCCGGGCCGCAGCCGACGGCAGGTCGGCGCTGACCCTGACCACCTTCAGCCAGGTCCCGTGGAACGCGCCCTACTACGCCCGCTGCGGCTTCCAGCCGCTGCCGGAGGAGGCGCTCACCCCGGGCCTCCGCGCGATCCGCCGTCAGGAAGCCGCCCACGGCCTGGACCGCTGGCCACGGATCTGCATGCGCCGACCGCTCTGA
- a CDS encoding flavin monoamine oxidase family protein has protein sequence MTSDHSSVIGRRRFLGTAAAVAAGTAAAAASGSAFAAPAALETAPAAASAAVPVAAAPAAAALAGLRADDNSRELARELLLVGDHDQDLKLDYLRILIDHGLPRTTSPKKVLIVGAGVAGLVAATLLRNAGHQVTVIEANAGRTGGRIKTFRKVFADKSLYAEAGAMRLPDFHPLVLALADKLGIRRRLFYNADVAPGARPTGPVPPVVYEAFTGERWSNGHGRPGDFRPPAATGRTLVQVNGRRVTRSQYAQAPGPINRTFGAAVSTTMSAAVDKALAPVTVSATGPIHDRIDAWSKLIRTYDDYSTHRFLAEEAGWDLARLQAAGTLENMTSRLHYSLFPTLMDHSIINPTSRYWELEGGTATLTDALTAPLRKHIRSGRRMTRLIQTAHGVRIETTAESGTEESCDGAPRAPKETFEGDYAIITVPLTALRFCDFEPALSYPKRRAITEIHYDSATKVLLEFKNRFWEHGPGGFTGGGCVSDSPNRFTYFPSHVDGSRGGVVLASYTWSDDAMRWDSLTPGERYAFALDNLAKMFGRQVYDQYTGVGATQSWARARYALGEAAIITPGQLHEHHGATRTPEGRVHFAGEHTSLKPAWIEGSLESAVRTSLELHRR, from the coding sequence GTGACTTCTGACCATTCATCCGTCATCGGGCGCCGCCGCTTCCTCGGCACCGCCGCCGCCGTGGCCGCCGGAACCGCTGCCGCCGCCGCGTCCGGCAGTGCCTTCGCCGCGCCCGCCGCCCTTGAGACCGCCCCCGCAGCCGCTTCCGCTGCCGTACCTGTCGCAGCCGCACCTGCCGCAGCCGCCCTGGCGGGCCTGCGCGCCGACGACAACAGCCGGGAGCTGGCCCGCGAGCTGCTGCTGGTGGGCGACCACGACCAGGACCTCAAGCTGGACTACCTGCGCATCCTCATCGACCACGGCCTGCCCAGGACCACCTCGCCGAAGAAGGTCCTGATCGTCGGCGCGGGCGTCGCCGGACTGGTCGCCGCGACGCTGCTGAGGAACGCCGGACACCAGGTGACCGTCATCGAGGCCAACGCCGGCCGCACCGGCGGCCGGATCAAGACCTTCCGCAAGGTCTTCGCCGACAAGTCCCTCTATGCGGAGGCCGGGGCGATGCGGCTGCCCGACTTCCATCCCCTGGTGCTGGCCCTCGCGGACAAGCTGGGCATCAGGCGGCGCCTCTTCTACAACGCCGACGTGGCCCCCGGAGCCCGCCCCACCGGGCCGGTGCCGCCGGTGGTCTACGAGGCGTTCACCGGCGAGCGGTGGAGCAACGGCCACGGCAGGCCGGGGGACTTCCGGCCGCCCGCCGCCACCGGGCGCACCCTGGTCCAGGTCAACGGCCGCCGGGTCACCCGCTCCCAGTACGCCCAGGCACCCGGCCCGATCAACCGCACCTTCGGCGCCGCCGTGTCCACCACCATGTCCGCTGCGGTGGACAAGGCGCTGGCCCCGGTGACGGTCTCGGCGACCGGCCCGATCCACGACCGGATCGACGCCTGGAGCAAGCTCATCCGCACCTATGACGACTACTCCACCCACCGCTTCCTGGCCGAGGAGGCCGGCTGGGACCTGGCCCGGTTGCAGGCCGCGGGCACGCTGGAGAACATGACCTCGCGGCTGCACTACTCGCTCTTCCCCACCCTGATGGACCACTCCATCATCAACCCCACCTCCCGCTACTGGGAGCTGGAGGGCGGCACCGCGACCCTGACCGACGCCCTGACCGCCCCGCTGCGGAAGCACATCCGCTCCGGCCGGCGGATGACCCGCCTCATCCAGACCGCTCACGGCGTGCGGATCGAGACCACGGCGGAGTCCGGGACCGAGGAGTCCTGCGACGGCGCCCCCCGCGCCCCCAAGGAGACCTTCGAGGGCGACTACGCGATCATCACCGTGCCGCTCACCGCGCTGCGGTTCTGCGACTTCGAGCCCGCCCTCTCCTACCCCAAGCGGCGCGCGATCACCGAGATCCACTACGACTCGGCGACCAAGGTGCTGCTGGAGTTCAAGAACCGCTTCTGGGAGCACGGCCCCGGCGGCTTCACCGGCGGCGGCTGCGTCTCCGACAGCCCCAACCGCTTCACCTACTTCCCCTCCCACGTCGACGGGTCGCGCGGCGGCGTCGTACTGGCCTCCTACACCTGGTCCGACGACGCCATGCGCTGGGACTCCCTCACCCCGGGTGAGCGCTACGCCTTTGCGCTGGACAACCTGGCGAAGATGTTCGGCCGCCAGGTCTACGACCAGTACACCGGGGTCGGCGCCACCCAGTCCTGGGCCCGCGCCCGCTACGCCCTGGGCGAGGCCGCCATCATCACCCCCGGCCAACTGCACGAGCACCACGGCGCCACCCGGACCCCCGAGGGCCGCGTGCACTTCGCCGGGGAGCACACCAGCCTCAAACCCGCCTGGATCGAAGGATCGCTGGAGAGCGCGGTCCGCACCAGCCTGGAACTCCACCGCCGCTGA
- a CDS encoding aldo/keto reductase encodes MEQRVLGRTGRKVSVVGLGTWQLGADWGQVREEDALAVLDAAVETGVTFFDTADVYGDGRSEQLIGRYLRERPDAEVLVATKMGRRVEQRPENYTLDNFRAWTDRSRANLGTETLDLVQLHCPPTPVYSSDAVFDALDTLVAEQRIAAYAVSVETCAEALAAIARPGTASVQIILNPFRLKPLEEVLPAAAEAGVGIIARVPLASGLLSGRYTRETVFGPDDHRTYNRHGEAFDQGETFSGVEFESGLEAAAEFAELAPEGATPAQTALRWLIQQPGVTSVIPGARSPEQARANASAAQLPPLTAPVLEAVRDLYDRRIRAQVHHRW; translated from the coding sequence ATGGAACAGCGAGTACTGGGCAGGACGGGCCGCAAGGTGTCCGTCGTCGGGCTGGGCACATGGCAGCTGGGGGCTGACTGGGGGCAGGTGCGCGAGGAGGACGCCCTGGCGGTGCTGGACGCGGCGGTCGAGACGGGGGTGACCTTCTTCGACACCGCCGATGTGTACGGCGACGGCCGCAGCGAGCAGCTGATCGGCCGCTATCTGCGGGAGCGTCCGGACGCCGAGGTGCTGGTGGCGACCAAGATGGGCCGCCGGGTCGAGCAGCGACCGGAGAACTACACCCTCGACAACTTCCGCGCCTGGACCGACCGTTCGCGGGCCAACCTGGGCACGGAGACGCTGGACCTGGTGCAGCTGCACTGCCCGCCGACGCCGGTGTACTCCTCTGACGCGGTGTTCGACGCGCTGGACACCCTGGTCGCCGAGCAGCGGATCGCCGCGTACGCGGTGAGCGTGGAGACCTGCGCGGAGGCGCTGGCCGCCATCGCGCGCCCGGGTACGGCGAGTGTGCAGATCATCCTCAATCCGTTCCGGTTGAAGCCGCTGGAGGAGGTGCTGCCGGCCGCCGCCGAGGCGGGCGTGGGCATCATCGCCCGGGTGCCGCTGGCGTCGGGGTTGCTCTCCGGCCGCTACACCCGGGAGACCGTCTTCGGGCCCGACGACCACCGGACGTACAACCGCCATGGCGAGGCTTTCGACCAGGGGGAGACCTTCTCCGGGGTGGAGTTCGAGTCGGGGCTGGAGGCGGCGGCCGAGTTTGCCGAGCTGGCCCCGGAGGGGGCGACGCCCGCGCAGACGGCGCTGCGCTGGCTGATCCAGCAGCCCGGCGTGACCTCGGTGATCCCCGGGGCCCGCTCGCCGGAGCAGGCGCGGGCCAATGCCTCGGCCGCGCAGCTGCCGCCGCTTACGGCGCCCGTGCTGGAGGCCGTCCGCGACCTGTACGACCGCCGCATCCGGGCGCAGGTGCACCACCGCTGGTAG
- the lepB gene encoding signal peptidase I produces the protein MEETRSRSAADEGADAAAPPPQSQPQPEQPEPEQPEPEQQQPPQPQRRRRPLWQEVPLLIGIAVVLALGIKTFFVQAFSIPSESMQNTLQVGDRVLVDKLTPWFGSKPERGEVVVFHDPGDWLSEQPEQSNAFARNAQKVLSTIGLMPSADEADLIKRVIAVGGDTVTCEAGSPLKVNGVPLHETYLFPGATPCDNDPVGTFTVPKDRIWVMGDHRNDSQDSRYHQIQNPGDGFVPVDDVIGRAFVVAWPIGHWATLPKPAAFTEQPPTAAGRPTAVGDAAPGLAALAGAVPLTLWQRRRRQRG, from the coding sequence GTGGAAGAGACCCGCAGCAGGTCGGCGGCGGACGAGGGAGCGGACGCGGCGGCGCCCCCGCCGCAGTCTCAGCCCCAGCCTGAGCAGCCCGAGCCGGAGCAGCCCGAGCCGGAGCAGCAGCAGCCTCCGCAGCCGCAGCGCCGCAGGAGACCGCTCTGGCAGGAGGTGCCGCTGCTGATCGGCATCGCCGTGGTGCTGGCCCTGGGCATCAAGACCTTCTTCGTGCAGGCGTTCTCCATCCCCTCCGAGTCCATGCAGAACACCCTCCAGGTGGGCGACCGGGTGCTGGTCGACAAGCTCACCCCCTGGTTCGGGTCGAAGCCCGAGCGCGGCGAGGTGGTGGTCTTCCACGACCCCGGCGACTGGCTCTCCGAGCAGCCCGAGCAGAGCAACGCCTTCGCACGCAATGCCCAGAAGGTGCTGAGCACCATCGGGCTGATGCCCTCCGCCGACGAGGCGGACCTGATCAAGCGGGTCATCGCGGTCGGCGGGGACACCGTCACCTGCGAGGCCGGCTCCCCCCTCAAGGTCAATGGCGTGCCGCTGCACGAGACCTACCTCTTCCCGGGTGCCACGCCCTGCGACAACGACCCGGTCGGCACCTTCACCGTCCCCAAGGACAGGATCTGGGTGATGGGAGACCACCGCAACGACTCCCAGGACTCCCGCTACCACCAGATCCAGAATCCGGGCGACGGCTTCGTCCCCGTGGACGACGTCATCGGCCGGGCCTTTGTGGTGGCCTGGCCGATCGGCCACTGGGCCACCCTCCCCAAGCCCGCCGCCTTCACCGAGCAGCCCCCCACCGCCGCCGGCCGGCCCACCGCAGTCGGCGACGCGGCCCCCGGCCTGGCCGCGCTGGCCGGTGCCGTACCCCTGACGCTCTGGCAGCGGCGCCGCCGGCAGCGGGGCTGA
- a CDS encoding UBP-type zinc finger domain-containing protein, whose protein sequence is MICAHLADAGSPEPRTVEGCQDCLAAGLHDWVHLRECLTCGRIGCCDSSPRKHATAHFHDTGHPVIRSAEPGEQWRWCFADGMFG, encoded by the coding sequence ATGATCTGCGCACATCTGGCCGACGCGGGTTCCCCGGAGCCCCGCACCGTCGAAGGCTGCCAGGACTGCCTGGCCGCCGGGCTGCACGACTGGGTGCACCTGCGGGAGTGCCTGACCTGCGGCCGGATCGGCTGCTGCGACTCCTCGCCGCGCAAGCACGCCACCGCGCACTTCCACGACACCGGCCACCCGGTCATCCGGTCGGCCGAGCCCGGCGAGCAGTGGCGGTGGTGTTTCGCCGACGGCATGTTCGGGTGA
- a CDS encoding DMT family transporter → MRNHDSATLPGPIAVDAPAVPSARYGTLLAALGVVSFSLSFPATRWALEGFGVWSAAAVRCVLAAVLAAAGLAAARVPLPDRRHWPGLLVVSAGCVLGFPFLSTLALRTTSTSHAAVVIGALPLATAAFAALRTGRRPSWAFWAAALAGAAAVTAFTVLRGDGTPALGDLYLVAALLLCAAGYAEGGRLSAVMPGWQVMAWALVAAAPVTVVAAVPALAAEPVRLSAHALLGMAWLAGVSQLGGFVLWYRGMAAIGVARASQLQLAQPLLTLVWAALLLGEAVPAAAPVTAVAVLLCIGVTQRAR, encoded by the coding sequence ATGAGGAACCACGATAGCGCTACTCTCCCCGGGCCGATAGCGGTCGACGCCCCGGCGGTGCCGTCCGCCCGGTACGGCACGCTGCTTGCCGCGCTGGGCGTCGTCTCGTTCTCGCTGAGCTTCCCGGCCACCCGGTGGGCGCTGGAGGGGTTCGGCGTATGGAGCGCCGCTGCGGTGCGGTGTGTGCTGGCGGCCGTACTGGCGGCGGCGGGCCTGGCCGCCGCCCGGGTGCCCCTCCCCGACCGGCGCCACTGGCCCGGCCTGCTGGTGGTCTCCGCCGGGTGTGTGCTGGGTTTCCCCTTCCTCTCCACGCTGGCGCTGCGGACCACCTCCACCTCACATGCGGCGGTCGTGATCGGCGCGCTGCCGCTGGCCACGGCTGCCTTTGCGGCGCTGCGCACCGGGCGGCGGCCGTCCTGGGCGTTCTGGGCGGCGGCGCTGGCGGGGGCGGCGGCGGTGACCGCGTTCACGGTGCTGCGCGGTGACGGCACTCCGGCGCTGGGCGATCTGTATCTGGTCGCGGCGCTGCTGCTGTGCGCGGCCGGTTATGCGGAGGGCGGCCGGCTGTCGGCGGTGATGCCGGGGTGGCAGGTGATGGCATGGGCACTGGTGGCCGCCGCGCCGGTGACGGTGGTGGCCGCAGTGCCGGCGCTGGCGGCCGAGCCGGTGCGGCTGTCGGCCCATGCGCTGCTGGGGATGGCGTGGCTGGCGGGCGTCTCCCAGCTGGGTGGGTTTGTGCTCTGGTACCGGGGGATGGCGGCGATCGGGGTGGCGCGGGCCAGCCAGCTCCAGTTGGCGCAGCCGCTGCTGACGCTGGTGTGGGCGGCGCTGCTGCTGGGCGAGGCGGTACCGGCGGCGGCGCCGGTGACGGCGGTGGCGGTGCTGCTCTGTATCGGGGTGACGCAGCGGGCCCGCTGA
- a CDS encoding alpha/beta fold hydrolase, producing the protein MQLHTRTWGTGHRTALLVHGMMSDHRSWRRVGPRLAALGYRVLAVDLRGHGRSPRGHGADPVQRYRPDLLAQDLVDTLPAEADLAVGHSLGGLALSLAVDRLRPRRAVYSDPAWCIRGPGRGLDPAGFAWFRTAAREQIAALNPRWEASDVDLELATIALWDPDTGGGLAELAGRALLPERPTVPSLVQLADPSFVIGPEHAAELSRRGFEVRTVAGAGHTIHRDDLPGFLASLDGWI; encoded by the coding sequence ATGCAGCTCCACACCCGCACCTGGGGGACCGGCCACCGGACAGCCCTGCTGGTGCACGGCATGATGTCCGACCACCGCAGCTGGCGCCGGGTCGGCCCCCGGCTCGCCGCGCTCGGCTACCGGGTCCTGGCGGTGGACCTGCGCGGGCACGGGCGGAGCCCGCGCGGACACGGCGCCGACCCCGTGCAGCGGTACCGGCCCGACCTGCTCGCCCAGGACCTGGTCGACACCCTCCCCGCCGAGGCGGACCTGGCCGTCGGCCACTCCCTGGGCGGCCTCGCGCTCTCCCTGGCCGTCGACCGGCTGCGCCCCCGGCGGGCCGTCTACTCCGACCCGGCGTGGTGCATCCGGGGCCCCGGGCGGGGCCTGGACCCGGCGGGCTTCGCCTGGTTCCGTACCGCCGCCCGGGAGCAGATCGCCGCGCTCAACCCCCGGTGGGAGGCGTCGGACGTCGACCTCGAACTGGCCACCATCGCCCTGTGGGACCCCGACACGGGCGGCGGACTCGCCGAACTGGCGGGGCGCGCGCTGCTGCCCGAGCGCCCCACCGTGCCCTCACTGGTCCAGCTGGCCGACCCCAGCTTCGTGATCGGCCCCGAGCACGCGGCGGAGCTGTCCCGGCGCGGCTTCGAGGTCCGTACGGTGGCCGGGGCCGGCCACACCATCCACCGCGACGACCTGCCGGGCTTCCTCGCCTCGCTCGACGGCTGGATCTGA
- a CDS encoding MarC family protein, with protein MNQLSLGDTFITFLAVVGPPKVLLSFAVLAQSRTTRELQILALVSSAGAALVGLLADFAAPVLFGLFHISTQALEIAGGVIFFVYAIGLVLGLHLGSEAHQAGPRLADGVRELLLPYVVSPLAMTAVLLEAVERNGWTWRATVGGAYVAVIALDLLCVLLLAQLLRRTHHTTIELLGRLLGLLLAAVGIDLVLDGMQGLGVPLGARDY; from the coding sequence ATGAACCAGCTGAGCCTCGGCGACACCTTCATCACCTTCCTCGCGGTGGTCGGGCCACCCAAGGTGCTGCTCTCCTTCGCCGTGCTCGCCCAGTCCCGCACCACCCGCGAACTCCAGATCCTCGCGCTGGTCTCCTCCGCCGGGGCCGCCCTGGTCGGCCTGCTCGCCGACTTCGCCGCACCGGTCCTCTTCGGCCTCTTCCACATCAGCACCCAGGCCCTGGAGATCGCCGGCGGCGTCATCTTCTTCGTCTACGCCATCGGCCTCGTCCTCGGCCTCCACCTCGGCAGCGAAGCCCACCAGGCCGGCCCCCGCCTGGCCGACGGCGTACGGGAACTGCTCCTCCCCTATGTAGTGAGCCCGCTGGCCATGACCGCCGTCCTACTGGAGGCCGTGGAGCGGAACGGCTGGACCTGGCGTGCCACCGTCGGCGGCGCCTATGTCGCCGTGATCGCCCTCGACCTGCTCTGCGTGCTGCTCCTCGCCCAACTGCTCCGGCGCACCCACCACACCACCATCGAACTCCTCGGCCGGCTGCTGGGACTGCTGCTCGCCGCCGTCGGCATCGACCTGGTCCTCGACGGCATGCAGGGCCTCGGCGTACCGCTGGGCGCCCGCGACTACTGA
- a CDS encoding phosphoribosyltransferase yields the protein MRFQDRREAGRALAEELRERQRAGALPEPLVFGLPRGGLPVAREVADALGAPLEALVARKIGAPGQPELAIGAIAGEAPPLWDQEALRWLHATPEELAPLAERERVELRRREALYRQGRPVPELAGRTAVVVDDGLATGFTARAALRSVRIRHPARLVLAVPVGSREATEALAAEADEVVCLHQPYVFGSVGRWYEDFGQLTDDQVLELLRGG from the coding sequence GTGCGCTTCCAGGACCGGCGGGAGGCCGGACGCGCCCTCGCCGAGGAGCTGCGGGAGCGCCAGCGGGCCGGGGCGCTGCCCGAACCGCTGGTGTTCGGGCTGCCGCGCGGCGGACTGCCGGTCGCCCGCGAGGTCGCCGACGCGCTCGGGGCGCCGCTGGAGGCCCTGGTCGCCCGCAAGATCGGCGCCCCCGGCCAGCCGGAGCTGGCCATCGGCGCCATCGCCGGGGAAGCCCCGCCGCTCTGGGACCAGGAAGCACTGCGCTGGCTGCACGCCACCCCCGAGGAGCTCGCGCCCCTCGCCGAGCGGGAACGCGTGGAGCTGCGCCGGCGCGAGGCCCTGTACCGGCAGGGCCGTCCCGTCCCCGAACTGGCCGGTCGCACCGCCGTGGTCGTCGACGACGGCCTGGCCACCGGCTTCACCGCCCGCGCGGCCCTGCGGTCGGTACGCATCCGGCACCCCGCCCGGCTGGTCCTGGCCGTGCCGGTGGGTTCCCGCGAGGCCACCGAGGCGCTGGCAGCGGAGGCCGACGAGGTGGTCTGCCTGCACCAGCCGTATGTCTTCGGCTCCGTCGGCCGCTGGTACGAGGACTTCGGGCAGCTCACCGACGACCAGGTGCTGGAGCTGCTGCGCGGGGGGTGA